The proteins below come from a single Fodinicola acaciae genomic window:
- a CDS encoding peptidyl-tRNA hydrolase, producing the protein MPAADQLTALLAPMVERHQKLVRGEAEPETDVRAQPLVLRLEKADPPTHTDALTAAARAVIRLLADPRANEEWHEEVSAWIGNRIRKVVRRARGAHWRAAEDLPGVTVKVGSAEVRAFPPGLVTELPKELSRLQVSGIELEDEPREPTEGPTLWLTPEATMTTGKAMAQVGHAVMLLAAYAQPAWLTTWTEQDFPLNVRKATKREWVDLTADDDAVAVRDAGFTEVEPGTITVLAKP; encoded by the coding sequence ATGCCGGCAGCTGACCAGTTGACCGCGCTGCTCGCGCCGATGGTCGAGCGCCACCAGAAGCTGGTACGCGGCGAGGCCGAGCCGGAGACGGACGTACGCGCGCAGCCTTTGGTGTTGCGCCTGGAAAAAGCCGATCCACCGACGCACACCGACGCGCTCACCGCGGCGGCTCGGGCGGTCATCAGGCTGCTCGCCGATCCGCGTGCGAACGAGGAATGGCACGAGGAAGTCAGCGCCTGGATAGGCAACCGCATCCGCAAGGTCGTACGCCGAGCGCGTGGTGCGCACTGGCGCGCGGCGGAGGATTTGCCTGGTGTGACGGTGAAAGTGGGCTCGGCGGAGGTACGCGCGTTTCCGCCCGGCCTGGTGACCGAGCTGCCGAAGGAGCTGTCCCGCCTGCAGGTCAGCGGCATCGAACTCGAAGACGAGCCAAGAGAGCCAACAGAAGGCCCGACTCTGTGGCTCACGCCAGAGGCGACGATGACCACCGGCAAGGCGATGGCGCAGGTCGGCCACGCGGTGATGCTGCTCGCCGCGTACGCCCAACCGGCCTGGTTGACGACCTGGACCGAGCAGGATTTTCCGCTCAACGTAAGGAAAGCGACCAAGCGGGAGTGGGTCGACCTGACCGCTGACGACGACGCGGTGGCCGTACGCGACGCCGGTTTCACCGAGGTCGAGCCGGGCACGATCACCGTTCTCGCGAAGCCCTGA
- a CDS encoding isochorismatase family protein, giving the protein MTYRTDTALIVVDVQNDFADPKGGLYVADGEETVPVVNAEIAAAQAAQAPVFYTQDWHPPVTPHFAKDGGVWPVHCVAGTWGAELHPELTVDGPVVRKGVGGEDGYSGFSVRDPVSDDVTATELDSLLKARSVRHVVVTGLAGDVCVKATALDAKRLGYSVTVPVAATRFVNLQPGDDARAVEEMRAAGIDVVE; this is encoded by the coding sequence ATGACCTACCGCACCGATACGGCTCTGATCGTCGTCGACGTACAAAACGACTTCGCCGACCCGAAAGGCGGCCTCTATGTGGCCGACGGGGAGGAAACCGTGCCGGTGGTGAACGCCGAGATCGCCGCCGCGCAAGCCGCCCAGGCGCCGGTTTTCTACACGCAGGACTGGCATCCGCCGGTCACGCCGCATTTCGCCAAGGACGGCGGGGTGTGGCCGGTGCACTGCGTGGCCGGCACTTGGGGCGCCGAGCTACATCCAGAGCTGACCGTCGATGGTCCGGTCGTACGCAAAGGCGTTGGCGGCGAGGACGGCTATTCCGGTTTTTCGGTGCGTGACCCGGTTTCCGACGACGTGACGGCCACCGAGCTGGACAGCCTGCTGAAAGCCAGGTCGGTGCGTCACGTCGTCGTCACCGGCCTCGCCGGCGATGTTTGTGTGAAGGCAACGGCATTGGACGCGAAACGGCTCGGCTATTCGGTGACCGTGCCGGTCGCCGCCACGCGTTTCGTCAACCTCCAGCCTGGCGATGATGCGCGCGCCGTCGAGGAAATGCGCGCCGCCGGCATCGACGTGGTCGAGTGA
- a CDS encoding MFS transporter, translating into MTAIADTAGKIQPNGWLRGLWFRQLDHYPSTGKRLLNLGIVVAATVVLYYELYVAGAVATEIIAHYHMSFPYYVYISVVGNLVGAFSSIVAGLADRWGRANMVAYGLALTGVLTLFALPNAPDKWSFAVLVAILSFVEGIILVATPALVRDFSPQLGRASAMGFWTLGPVVGSLALAVISSNTIGFLPAWQTQFVICGAIGLVVFVVALFGLRELSPQLRDQLMVSIRDRQLVEARAKGIDVSESLKHPWRQMLHLDIVGSAFAIAVFLIIYYTAVGFFTIYFTTIFGYSLAEANSLGNWFWAIDAAALIVVGIVSDRTKVRKPFMVGGAVGSVIMTIVFAERVNHPETSYATFVWIISLMAVCLAIAYAPWMASFTETVERRNPALTATGLAVWGWIVRMVVAISIGALPFVVSSMTPLVQYGTEVQTLSTKYESQLATIKVIDPATLKTLGTNPRDTAALTKALGEISTAQHVDAATAAEKLRAVAAVPKTDLAFLQTYGPQVQQAAAATRGQWQIWWWVCVAGEALFIPLIFVMAGRWSPRRAREDAEEHERLVRKELAALHD; encoded by the coding sequence ATGACCGCGATCGCGGACACAGCGGGGAAAATCCAGCCAAACGGCTGGCTGCGCGGGCTCTGGTTCCGCCAGCTCGACCACTATCCGAGCACCGGCAAGCGGTTGCTCAACCTCGGCATCGTGGTGGCCGCGACCGTGGTGCTCTATTACGAGCTCTATGTCGCCGGCGCGGTGGCGACCGAGATCATCGCGCACTACCACATGTCCTTTCCTTACTATGTCTACATTTCGGTGGTCGGCAACCTGGTCGGCGCGTTTTCCTCGATCGTCGCCGGACTGGCCGACCGGTGGGGGCGCGCCAACATGGTCGCGTACGGCCTCGCGCTCACCGGCGTGCTGACGCTCTTCGCGCTGCCAAACGCGCCGGACAAATGGAGTTTTGCCGTCCTGGTGGCGATTTTGTCCTTCGTGGAAGGCATCATCCTGGTCGCCACGCCGGCACTCGTACGCGACTTCTCCCCGCAGCTCGGACGCGCGTCGGCGATGGGGTTCTGGACGCTCGGTCCGGTGGTCGGCAGCCTCGCGCTCGCGGTGATTTCCAGCAACACCATCGGTTTCCTGCCGGCCTGGCAGACCCAGTTCGTGATCTGCGGCGCGATCGGACTGGTCGTCTTCGTCGTCGCGTTGTTCGGTCTACGTGAGCTGTCACCACAGCTGCGCGACCAGCTGATGGTCAGCATCCGCGACCGGCAGCTCGTCGAGGCGCGCGCGAAAGGCATCGACGTCAGCGAAAGTCTCAAACATCCGTGGCGGCAGATGCTGCACCTGGACATCGTCGGATCTGCGTTTGCCATCGCTGTCTTCCTGATCATCTACTACACCGCGGTCGGTTTCTTCACGATCTATTTCACGACGATTTTCGGTTATTCGCTGGCCGAGGCAAACAGTCTCGGCAACTGGTTCTGGGCCATCGACGCCGCCGCGCTGATCGTGGTCGGCATCGTCTCGGACCGCACGAAGGTGCGAAAACCGTTCATGGTCGGCGGCGCGGTCGGCTCCGTCATCATGACGATTGTCTTCGCCGAGCGGGTCAACCATCCGGAGACCAGCTATGCGACCTTCGTGTGGATCATCAGCCTGATGGCGGTCTGCCTGGCGATCGCGTACGCGCCATGGATGGCGAGTTTCACCGAGACGGTCGAGCGGCGCAATCCGGCGTTGACCGCCACCGGCCTGGCGGTGTGGGGCTGGATCGTCCGGATGGTGGTCGCGATCAGCATCGGCGCACTGCCGTTCGTGGTCAGCTCGATGACGCCGCTTGTCCAGTACGGCACCGAAGTGCAGACATTGTCGACGAAATACGAGTCGCAGCTGGCCACCATCAAGGTGATCGACCCGGCGACGCTGAAGACACTCGGCACCAATCCGCGCGACACCGCGGCATTGACCAAGGCACTCGGCGAGATCTCGACGGCTCAGCACGTGGATGCCGCCACCGCGGCCGAAAAACTGCGCGCGGTGGCCGCCGTTCCGAAGACAGACCTGGCATTCCTGCAGACGTACGGTCCACAGGTGCAGCAAGCCGCCGCCGCGACGCGTGGCCAGTGGCAGATCTGGTGGTGGGTCTGCGTGGCCGGCGAGGCGCTGTTCATCCCGCTGATCTTCGTGATGGCCGGCCGCTGGTCGCCGCGCAGGGCGCGCGAAGACGCCGAGGAACACGAGCGGCTCGTCCGAAAGGAGCTAGCCGCGCTGCACGACTAG
- a CDS encoding TetR/AcrR family transcriptional regulator, with translation MRQEGSLARTHEGEPGLPRGRARLPEADVRAAQRDRIIRAIIGSVAKNGYAGATIADVVRRAKVSRAAFYVHFSDREDCFLAACQAGGRLMVGHIVEATKALAVDASPEQAIRVACRALLDFIVTEPEFARVFYVEMAGAGQRAVDRIDASRRRFAQMNRIWHQRAMATDPTVPPVPEDAYAAAVGATTELVRAAVHGGRFDRIREMEDSLVALHLALLGGKPWGPAANAT, from the coding sequence ATGCGGCAAGAGGGGTCGCTCGCCCGTACGCACGAGGGCGAGCCGGGGCTGCCGCGCGGCCGGGCGCGGTTGCCGGAGGCGGACGTACGCGCGGCGCAGCGCGACCGGATCATCCGCGCGATCATCGGCAGCGTCGCGAAAAACGGTTACGCCGGCGCGACGATCGCGGATGTCGTGCGCCGCGCGAAGGTCTCGCGTGCGGCTTTTTACGTCCATTTCAGCGATCGAGAGGACTGTTTCCTGGCGGCCTGCCAGGCCGGCGGACGGTTGATGGTCGGTCACATCGTCGAGGCGACCAAGGCGCTGGCGGTGGATGCGAGTCCGGAACAGGCCATCCGGGTCGCCTGCCGAGCGCTGCTGGACTTCATCGTCACCGAGCCGGAGTTCGCCCGGGTTTTCTACGTCGAGATGGCCGGTGCCGGCCAGCGCGCGGTGGACCGGATCGACGCGTCGCGGCGGCGTTTCGCGCAGATGAACCGGATCTGGCACCAGCGTGCCATGGCGACCGATCCGACCGTGCCACCCGTGCCGGAAGACGCGTACGCCGCCGCCGTCGGTGCCACCACGGAGCTGGTACGCGCCGCCGTCCACGGTGGACGGTTTGACCGGATTCGCGAGATGGAGGACTCACTGGTGGCCCTCCACCTCGCCCTGCTCGGCGGAAAGCCCTGGGGCCCCGCGGCGAACGCCACCTAA
- the serB gene encoding phosphoserine phosphatase SerB produces the protein MAEPIRVVCTVTGTDRPGVSAALFEALTAYESDSAVRVEVRDVEQVTIRGKLTLGVSLAVHGDAGALASQLNKTCARLGLTAEVVIGATKPAKARKTRKQHVILLGRPLTATALAEAAARIAELGGNIDRITRLSKYPVTSLELIVSSTDGVELRKALAEAAKATNTDLAVEPAGLARRATRLVVFDVDSTLITGEVIEMLAEHAGRGPEVARVTEQAMRGELDFAESLRARVQQLKGLDAGVIQAVRADLRLTPGARTLVRTLKRMGYLCGVVSGGFTQITDQLVNDLHLDFSAANTLEIRDGKLTGEVVGELVDRPGKAKALRNFAAAARIPMSQTVAVGDGANDIDMITAAGLGIAFNAKPALRAVADTSLNQPYLDAILFFLGISRDEVEEADAGS, from the coding sequence GTGGCTGAACCGATCCGGGTGGTGTGTACGGTCACCGGCACGGACCGGCCGGGAGTGTCGGCGGCGCTGTTCGAGGCGTTGACGGCGTACGAGAGTGACTCCGCCGTACGCGTCGAGGTGCGTGACGTCGAGCAGGTGACCATCAGAGGCAAGCTCACGCTCGGCGTCAGCCTCGCGGTGCACGGCGACGCCGGAGCGCTCGCCAGCCAGCTCAACAAGACCTGCGCGCGGCTCGGTCTGACCGCCGAGGTGGTGATCGGCGCGACCAAGCCGGCGAAAGCCAGGAAAACCAGGAAACAACACGTCATTCTGCTGGGCCGGCCGCTCACCGCGACCGCGTTGGCGGAGGCGGCGGCGAGGATCGCCGAGCTCGGCGGCAACATCGACCGGATCACCAGGCTGTCCAAATATCCGGTCACCAGCCTGGAGCTGATCGTCTCCAGCACCGACGGCGTCGAGTTGCGCAAAGCGTTGGCGGAGGCGGCGAAAGCGACCAACACCGACCTCGCGGTCGAGCCGGCCGGGCTGGCGCGCCGCGCGACCAGGCTGGTGGTTTTCGACGTGGATTCCACGCTGATCACCGGCGAGGTCATCGAAATGCTCGCCGAGCACGCCGGCCGTGGACCGGAGGTGGCCAGGGTCACCGAGCAGGCGATGCGCGGCGAGTTGGATTTCGCCGAAAGCCTGAGGGCGCGGGTCCAGCAGCTGAAAGGTCTCGACGCGGGCGTCATCCAGGCCGTACGCGCCGACCTGCGGCTGACACCAGGCGCGCGCACTTTGGTGCGTACGCTCAAAAGGATGGGTTATCTCTGCGGCGTCGTCTCCGGCGGCTTCACTCAGATCACCGACCAACTCGTCAACGACCTCCACCTCGACTTCTCCGCGGCCAACACGCTGGAAATCAGGGACGGAAAACTCACCGGAGAGGTCGTCGGCGAGCTCGTCGACCGGCCGGGGAAAGCCAAAGCGCTGCGGAATTTCGCCGCGGCGGCGAGGATTCCGATGAGCCAGACCGTCGCGGTCGGCGACGGCGCCAACGACATCGACATGATCACGGCCGCCGGACTGGGCATTGCTTTCAACGCGAAGCCAGCGCTCAGAGCGGTCGCCGACACCTCGCTCAACCAGCCCTACCTGGACGCCATCCTGTTCTTCCTCGGCATCAGCCGCGACGAAGTGGAAGAGGCCGATGCCGGCAGCTGA
- a CDS encoding nicotinate phosphoribosyltransferase produces MTSAGTGPLASLCDVTDPSTSALLTDQYELTMVAAALADGTADRDCVFEVFARRLPESRRFGVVAGTGRLLEELQRFRFGAAELEFLERCGIVAQPMLDWLASYEFSGDIDGYAEGELYFPGSPILTVRGTFAEAVILETLALSVLNYDSAVASAAARMVNAASDRALIEMGSRRTGEHSAVAAARAAYLAGFSATSNLEAGRRYGVPTAGTAAHAFTLLHDREGEAFAAQIKTLGAGTTLLVDTYDINAGVKAAIEAAGPQLGAVRIDSGDLGVLAMQTRRQLDELGAKDTKIVLSGDLDEFAIAALGAAPVDVYGVGTSLVTGSGAPTAGMVYKLVEVDGRPVAKRSEGKPSRGGAKAALRRHKPSGTAIEEVVIAGAREVEPGPGERALQVPLVRNGKLVRQPDLAAARRDLRERMVTLPWDGLKLSRGEPAIPTVFEEAKPK; encoded by the coding sequence ATGACCAGCGCGGGGACCGGACCGCTCGCTAGTCTGTGCGACGTGACCGATCCGAGCACGTCCGCGCTGCTGACCGACCAGTACGAGCTGACCATGGTGGCCGCCGCGCTGGCCGACGGCACGGCCGACCGGGACTGCGTTTTCGAGGTGTTCGCCAGGCGGCTGCCCGAGAGCCGCCGGTTTGGCGTGGTCGCCGGCACCGGACGGCTGCTGGAGGAGCTGCAACGCTTCCGGTTCGGCGCGGCGGAGCTGGAGTTTCTGGAGCGGTGCGGCATCGTGGCGCAGCCGATGCTGGACTGGCTGGCCAGCTACGAGTTCAGCGGCGACATCGACGGCTACGCCGAAGGTGAGCTCTACTTCCCCGGCTCGCCGATCCTGACCGTACGCGGCACGTTCGCCGAGGCGGTCATCCTGGAGACGCTCGCGTTGTCGGTGCTCAACTACGACTCCGCGGTCGCATCGGCGGCGGCGCGGATGGTCAACGCGGCCAGCGACCGCGCGCTGATCGAGATGGGGTCGCGGCGCACCGGCGAGCATTCGGCCGTGGCCGCCGCTCGTGCTGCCTACCTGGCCGGTTTCTCGGCGACCAGCAACCTGGAGGCCGGCCGCCGATACGGTGTGCCGACCGCGGGCACCGCGGCGCACGCCTTCACCCTGTTGCACGACCGCGAGGGTGAGGCTTTCGCCGCACAGATCAAGACTCTCGGCGCCGGCACCACGTTGCTGGTCGACACGTACGACATCAACGCCGGCGTGAAGGCGGCCATCGAGGCGGCCGGCCCGCAGCTCGGCGCGGTCCGCATCGACTCCGGCGACCTGGGCGTACTCGCCATGCAAACCCGCCGCCAGCTCGACGAACTTGGCGCCAAAGACACCAAAATCGTGCTCTCCGGCGACCTCGACGAGTTTGCCATCGCCGCGCTCGGCGCCGCACCGGTCGACGTTTACGGTGTCGGTACGTCGCTGGTCACCGGCTCCGGCGCGCCGACCGCCGGCATGGTCTACAAGCTGGTCGAGGTCGACGGCCGGCCGGTTGCCAAGCGCAGCGAGGGAAAACCGTCCCGCGGTGGTGCGAAAGCCGCGCTGCGCCGGCACAAACCCAGCGGCACCGCGATCGAAGAGGTGGTCATCGCCGGCGCTCGCGAGGTCGAGCCTGGTCCAGGCGAGCGCGCATTGCAGGTGCCGTTGGTGCGCAACGGAAAACTCGTCCGCCAGCCGGACCTGGCGGCCGCCCGGCGCGACCTGCGCGAGCGAATGGTGACGCTGCCGTGGGACGGCCTGAAACTGTCCAGGGGCGAGCCGGCGATCCCGACCGTCTTCGAGGAAGCCAAACCAAAATGA
- a CDS encoding MerR family transcriptional regulator, with amino-acid sequence MSYSIAQAAQITGLSADTLRYYERIGLVEAPARDTGGRRTYTDENLNWLEFLTKLRTTGMPIRLMLEYASLVHGGIGTSVRRRQILQRHQADVRARLAELEQCLKVIDYKVEHYQDVERRLGLDPEVAAESA; translated from the coding sequence GTGAGTTACTCCATCGCTCAGGCGGCGCAGATCACCGGGCTGTCCGCCGACACGCTGCGCTATTACGAGCGGATCGGACTGGTCGAGGCGCCGGCCAGAGACACCGGCGGCCGTCGCACGTACACCGACGAAAACCTCAACTGGCTGGAGTTTCTCACCAAGCTACGGACCACCGGCATGCCGATCCGACTGATGCTGGAATACGCGTCGCTGGTGCATGGCGGCATCGGCACCTCCGTGCGGCGGCGGCAGATCCTGCAGCGGCACCAGGCGGACGTACGCGCGCGGCTGGCCGAGCTGGAGCAGTGCCTCAAGGTCATCGACTACAAGGTCGAGCACTATCAGGACGTGGAACGCCGGCTCGGCCTCGACCCCGAGGTCGCCGCCGAGTCGGCGTAG
- a CDS encoding FAD-dependent monooxygenase → MNVIVVGAGPVGLLLAAELKLAGANPLVLEKRTEPTTEPRARGIGPLATEALVRRGLGAELAKYDEKGRADKLRDHGSANGHFASIFKIAQDAQEEPDRRATLIWQPDLEKILLDHARSLDVEIRYGTELTALDQDFGGFEADFLVGCDGGRSTVRKLAGFDFPGTPPLMTVRRVNAQVSGDLPAPGRLDRGMFYYGPGLVATFDFEDLERHDGPITAAEMEASIKRVAGVDATVTGVGDGIRFTDQARQVTNYRNGRVFLAGDAAHVHSPSGGQGLNLGLMDAVNLGWKLATGDDALLETYNAERHPVGAAVLHNTRAQSALLRPGPHTDALREVISDLMDIPEVVRYFGLMISGLDIRHELPYEVDHPLAGAYCPDLHLTYADDSCGRLSDLTRKGVSSGWVRRRSSRLAAPTWPRR, encoded by the coding sequence GTGAACGTCATAGTCGTGGGAGCGGGTCCGGTCGGCCTGCTGCTGGCTGCCGAGCTGAAGCTGGCCGGCGCCAACCCGCTCGTACTGGAGAAACGCACCGAGCCGACCACGGAGCCGCGTGCGCGCGGCATCGGACCGCTGGCGACCGAGGCCCTCGTGCGCCGTGGCCTCGGCGCTGAGCTGGCCAAATACGACGAGAAGGGTCGCGCTGACAAGCTTCGTGATCACGGCAGCGCCAACGGCCACTTCGCCTCGATCTTCAAGATCGCCCAGGACGCTCAGGAGGAGCCGGACCGGCGTGCCACCCTGATCTGGCAGCCGGACCTGGAGAAGATCCTGCTCGACCACGCACGCAGCCTCGACGTGGAGATCCGCTATGGCACCGAGCTGACCGCGCTCGACCAGGACTTCGGCGGCTTCGAGGCCGACTTTCTGGTCGGCTGCGACGGCGGCCGCAGCACCGTGCGCAAGCTGGCCGGCTTCGACTTCCCCGGCACACCGCCGCTGATGACCGTACGGCGCGTGAACGCGCAGGTCAGCGGCGATCTGCCGGCGCCAGGCCGGCTCGACAGGGGGATGTTCTACTACGGCCCCGGCCTGGTCGCGACCTTCGACTTCGAGGATCTGGAGCGGCACGACGGACCGATCACCGCCGCCGAGATGGAGGCCAGCATCAAGCGCGTGGCCGGCGTCGACGCCACGGTGACCGGGGTCGGCGACGGCATCCGCTTCACCGACCAGGCGCGCCAGGTCACCAACTATCGCAACGGCCGCGTGTTCCTGGCCGGCGACGCCGCGCACGTACACTCGCCGAGCGGCGGCCAGGGACTCAACCTCGGCCTTATGGACGCGGTCAACCTCGGCTGGAAACTGGCGACCGGCGATGACGCGCTCCTGGAGACGTACAACGCCGAGCGCCATCCCGTCGGCGCCGCCGTGCTGCACAACACCCGTGCGCAATCGGCGCTGCTGCGGCCAGGTCCACACACCGACGCGCTGCGTGAGGTGATCTCGGACCTGATGGACATCCCGGAGGTCGTACGGTATTTCGGCCTGATGATCTCCGGCCTGGACATCCGCCACGAGCTGCCGTATGAGGTGGACCATCCGCTGGCCGGCGCGTACTGTCCCGACCTGCACCTCACGTACGCGGACGACAGCTGTGGACGGCTCTCCGACCTGACGCGTAAGGGGGTTTCGTCCGGATGGGTCCGCCGGAGGTCGTCTCGACTGGCCGCGCCGACCTGGCCGCGGCGCTGA
- a CDS encoding GNAT family N-acetyltransferase, whose amino-acid sequence MYEPMATHLETERLTLRPWSERDAGDYRALVAERGDGVPTVEAIRERIATLLATSARNGISLLPVCRRIEGDVIGYCGLTVGRATVEEPEIAYELVRRAHGRGYATEAARVVLDAASATGRGRLWATVRPWNAPSLRVLEKLGFQRDHVDTDEKGEVVWLTRTLSRG is encoded by the coding sequence ATGTACGAGCCGATGGCGACGCATCTGGAGACCGAGCGGCTGACCCTGCGTCCCTGGTCGGAGAGGGACGCCGGCGACTACCGCGCGTTGGTCGCCGAACGGGGTGACGGGGTGCCCACGGTCGAGGCGATCCGGGAACGCATCGCGACCCTTCTCGCGACATCGGCGCGCAACGGGATCTCGCTGTTGCCGGTGTGCCGCCGCATCGAAGGCGATGTCATCGGCTATTGCGGCTTGACTGTCGGCCGAGCGACCGTCGAGGAACCAGAGATCGCCTACGAGCTGGTCCGCCGCGCGCATGGTCGTGGCTATGCGACGGAGGCGGCTCGCGTCGTGCTCGACGCCGCGAGCGCCACCGGTCGCGGGCGGTTGTGGGCGACCGTACGCCCGTGGAACGCGCCTTCGCTCCGTGTGCTGGAGAAGCTCGGATTCCAACGCGATCACGTCGACACGGATGAGAAAGGTGAGGTGGTCTGGCTGACGCGTACGCTCAGTCGTGGCTGA
- a CDS encoding TetR/AcrR family transcriptional regulator, with product MDVIWMRPERAARGPKPAHSRAEIAHVCVHVADADGLDAVSMRRVAAELGTGTTSVYRYVASKEDLFDLMVDLVLGSAPLPEPTGYWPDDLRALASWQRERILRHPWMAELSGRPAVGPHGLAVQERGLRALDGWGLSIDEMVILVDALNAYVQGHAVRELSDRAATQRSGQDVEAWMDAHAAYARTVIESGRFPLVVRAWLDAEEPHAADRTDRSFRHGLDRLLDGFAMSIRASRER from the coding sequence GTGGATGTCATCTGGATGCGGCCCGAACGAGCCGCGCGCGGTCCGAAGCCGGCACACAGCCGCGCGGAGATCGCGCACGTGTGCGTACACGTCGCCGACGCCGACGGCCTCGACGCCGTGTCGATGCGGCGCGTCGCGGCCGAGCTGGGGACCGGCACGACCTCGGTCTATCGTTACGTGGCCTCGAAAGAGGACCTGTTCGACCTGATGGTCGACCTGGTGCTCGGCTCGGCGCCGCTGCCGGAACCGACCGGCTACTGGCCGGACGACCTGCGCGCGCTCGCGTCCTGGCAGCGCGAGCGGATCCTGCGCCATCCGTGGATGGCCGAGCTGTCCGGTCGGCCGGCGGTCGGTCCGCACGGCCTGGCCGTCCAGGAGCGCGGCCTGCGCGCGCTCGACGGCTGGGGCCTGTCGATCGACGAGATGGTCATCCTGGTCGACGCGCTCAACGCGTACGTGCAGGGCCACGCCGTACGTGAGCTGTCCGACCGCGCGGCCACGCAGCGCTCCGGCCAGGACGTGGAGGCGTGGATGGACGCGCATGCCGCATACGCGCGGACCGTGATCGAGAGCGGCCGCTTTCCGCTGGTCGTGCGAGCCTGGCTGGACGCCGAGGAGCCGCACGCCGCGGACCGCACCGACCGCAGCTTCCGGCACGGCCTGGACCGATTGCTCGACGGCTTCGCGATGAGCATCAGGGCTTCGCGAGAACGGTGA